A single Rhipicephalus microplus isolate Deutch F79 unplaced genomic scaffold, USDA_Rmic scaffold_17, whole genome shotgun sequence DNA region contains:
- the LOC142785035 gene encoding uncharacterized protein LOC142785035 gives MLPTSIRLDVCKPTLCLPFVLPRGRLHSPSEHTRCTEDAMKPRKKEGTPCPVFYAETAPPRILNDVLDLVDAGGSGPSTLAILPPDNFAVTGTDEESGDEKDTDMARLPGSVVRAEIVGLDNASSDDYEGEPAKKVAKSSANWDKRDLKTKLPQIE, from the exons ATGCTTCCAACAAGCATCCGCCTTGATGTGTGCAAGCCTACACTGTGCTTGCCCTTCGTTTTGCCGCGTGGTAGACTCCACTCTCCGTCCGAGCACACACGCTGTACGGAAGACGCCATGAAGCCGAGGAAAAA ggagggAACACCGTGTCCGGTGTTTTATGCGGAAACAGCGCCACCAAGAATTCTGAACGATGTGTTAGACCTTGTTGATGCTGGTGGCAGCGGGCCCTCCACACTGGCAATATTACCGCCGGACAATTTCGCAGTCACAGGGACTGACGAAGAAAGCGGGGATGAAAAAGACACTGACATGGCTCGCTTGCCTGGAAGCGTCGTTCGAGCGGAAATTGTTGGCCTGGACAATGCATCAAGTGACGACTACGAGGGTGAGCCAGCCAAAAAGGTCGCAAAATCCAGCGCAAACTGGGACAAGAGAGACTTGAAGACAAAGCTACCTCAAATTGAGTAG